The following DNA comes from Micromonospora chokoriensis.
GTAGAGCTTGCGCTGGGCGGTGTCCGGCGCGAGCACCATGATCACGTCGGCCTCGGCGGCGGCCTGCGCCGGCGTGAGCACCCGCAGGCCCTGCTCCTCGGCCTTGGGACGGCTCTTCGAGCCCTCCGGCAGACCGATCACCACGTCGACGCCCGAGTCGCGCAGCGACAGCGCGTGGGCGTGACCCTGGCTGCCGTAGCCGATCACCGCGACCTTCCTGGCCTGGATCAGGCCGAGGTCGGCGTTGTCGTCGTAGTACACCTCAACGCTCATGAGAACTTCCCTTTCGTACGACGGCCGGGGCGGCCCGTCGTGGTTTCTGTGGTTGGGTCCGGGAGGCCCGCCGGGGCCGACCGGTGGCGGTCAGGCGGCCCGGAGCGCGGGACCGGCGGTGATCGAACGCGAGCCGCGTCCGATCGCCACCAGCCCGGACTGGACCATCTCCTTGATGCCGAAGGCCTCGAGGTCGCGCAGCAGCGCGTCGAGCTTGTCGGGGGTGCCGGTGGCCTCGATGGTGAGCGTGTCCGGTGCGACGTCGACGACCCGGGCGCGGAACAGGTTGACGGTCTCCAGCACCTGGGATCTCGCGGCGCGGTCGGCGCGGACCTTCACCAGCAGCAACTCCCGGGCAACCGACACCTGAGGATCCAACTCGACGATCTTCAGCACGTTGACCAGCTTGTTGAGCTGCTTGGTGACCTGCTCCAACGGGGACGACTCGGCGTTGACCACGATGGTGATCCGGGAGACGTCCGGGTTCTCGGTCTCGCCGACGGCGAGGCTGTCGATGTTGAATCCGCGGCGGGAGAACAGGCCGGAGACGCGGGCGAGCACGCCGGGCTTGTTCTCCACGAGCACGGACAGGGTGTGCATGGTCACTGCGTCTCCTTCTTCATGCCCTCACGGCCCTCGCTGCGCTCGGTGCATTCGTTCATGACTAGATGTCGTCCTCGTCGAAGACCGGGCGGACGCCGCGGGCGAACATGATCTCGTCATTGCTGGTGCCGGCGGCGACCATCGGCCAGACCATCGCGTCCTTGCCGACCACGAAGTCGATCACCACCGGGGCGTCGTTGATCTCCATGGCGGCGGCGATGGTCTTGTCGACGTCGGCCGCGTTCTCGCAGCGCAGGCCGACGCAGCCCAACGCCTCGGCGAGCTTGACGAAGTCGGGGATGCGGTGCTTGTGCGTGCCCAGCTCGGTGTTGGAGTAGCGCTCGTTGTAGAACAGCGTCTGCCACTGCCGGACCATGCCGAGGTTGCCGTTGTTGATGACCGCGATCTTGACCGGGATGCCCTCCAGCGCACAGGTGGCCAGCTCCTGGTTGGTCATCTGGAAGCAGCCGTCACCGTCCACCGCCCAGACCACGGTGTCCGGCTTGCCGACCTTCGCGCCCATCGCCGCCGGCACCGCGTAGCCCATCGTGCCGAGACCACCGGAGTTCAACCAGGTGTGCGGCTTCTCGTAGGAGATGAACTGGGAGGCCCACATCTGGTGCTGGCCCACCCCGGCCACGAAGATCGTGTCGGGGCCGGCGATCTCACCCAGGCGCTCGATCACGTACTGCGGGGAGAGCGTGCCGTCGGACGGCTCGTCGTAGCCCAGCGGGTAGCGGTCGCGCAGGTCGTCCAGTTGCGTCCACCAGTCGCCCAGGTCGGTGGTACGCCCCGCCGACCGCTCGACCGTCACCGCGGCGATCAGCTCGTCGATGACGTGCTTGGCGTCCCCGACGATCGGCACGTCCACGTGCCGGTTCTTGCCGATCTCCGCCGGGTCGATGTCCGCGTGCACCACAGTCGCGTCCGGGGCGAACGAGTCCAGCTTGCCGGTGACCCGGTCGTCGAACCGCGCGCCCAGCGCCACGATCAGGTCCGACTTCTGCAGGCCGTAGACCGCGGCCACAGTGCCGTGCATGCCGGGCATCCCCAGGTGCTGCCGGTGCGAGTCGGGGAACGCGCCCAGCGCCATCAGCGTGGTGACCACCGGGATGCCGGTCAACTCGGCCAGCCGGCGCAGCCCGTCGGTGGCGCCGGCCTTGAGCACCCCGCCGCCGACGTAGAGCACCGGCCGACGGGCGCCGGCCATCAGCCGCGCCGCCTCCCGGATCTGCTTGCCGTGCGGGTGCAGGGTGGGCCGGTAGCCGGGCAGGTCCAGGGTGGGCGGCCAGGCGAAGGTGGTCGGCGCCTGGAGCACGTCCTTGGGGATGTCCACCAGCACCGGGCCGGGCCGCCCGCTGCTGGCCAGGTGGAACGCCTCGGCCAGCACCCGCGGGATCTCCTCGGCGGTCTGGACGAGGAAGTTGTGCTTGGTGATCGGCAGGGTGATGCCCTGGATGTCCGCCTCCTGGAAGGCGTCGGTGCCGATCGACGGACGGGCCACCTGCCCGGTGATCGCGACCATCGCCACCGAGTCCATGTACGCGTCGGCGATCGGGGTGACCAGGTTCGTCGCGCCCGGGCCGGAGGTGGCGATGCAGACGCCGACCTTGCCGGTGGCCTGCGCATACCCCGTCGCCGCGTGCCCGGCGCCCTGCTCGTGACGCACCAGGATGTGCCGGACCGTGGAGTCGTAGAGCGGGTCGTACGCCGGCAGGATCGCGCCGCCCGGGATGCCGAAGACGACGTCGACGCCGAGCGCCTCGAGGGACCGCACGAGCGAGCCGGCCCCGGAGACCTGGGCGGGAGCGGAGGGCCGTACCGCCGGAACGGCCGCGGTCGCCGCGCTGCGTGCGGCGGCCGGGTCGACGTCGACGCTCGGGTCGGCGGCCGCGCGGGCCCGGCGGGCGGTGTGGGCGAGGGTCTCGGGCGTGGGTCTCGTCATGGCGGTTCTGGCCTTCGGCTGGAGTGGCTGGTGGCTAGTCAAGCGTTGCGACACGGGCGGGGCCCGCCTCGCCAGGTTCCGATGGCAATAAAAACGGCCCTCGTGCAGATGCACGGGGCCAGCGCACTCTCATCAGGGAGAGTGCGCTCAGGTAAGTACTCGCAGCGACCGGTGTGACGACATGCGGCTAAGCCTGACGCATCTCACGCGATGAGTCAACTGATCCCACATGTTGGTTAACGGACGTCGGCGCGTCGCCCGGCGACGCGCCATCGGCAGCCGGGCTGAGCTGCGCCGACCCACCCGGATTCCGACGTGGCGCGGGCACCGGAGCGGGCCGCGCACCCGGTGAGGTCGCCGCCTCCAGCATCGCCTCCAGGTGCTCGGCCGGCACCCCCCAGCCGAACAGCGCGCCCTGGCCGAACCGGCAGCCGGCGGCCACCACGGCGGCCAACTCGGTCGGCGTGGTGACCCCCTCCGCGATCACCTCCAGCCCCAACTGGTGCCCCAACCGCATGACGATGTCGACCATCGGCGCGAACGCCGGACCGTCCTGGTCGACCGGGCGGACCGGCTCGTGCTCGGCGACCAGACTGTGGTCGATCTTCAAGATGTCGATCGGGAGGCGACGCAACTGCCCCAGCGACGAGTAGCCGGCCCCGAAGTCGTCCAGCGCGATCCGGACACCCGTCAACCGCAGCGCGGTCAGCCTCCGGATCAGCTCGTCCAGGTCGGTGGCGACCGCGTGCTCGGTGACCTCCAGCACCAGCCGCTGCGGCGGCACGTGGTGGGCGCGCAGCGCCTCGGCGACCTGGACCACGTACTCCGGGGCGTGCAACTCACGCGGTGACACGTTGACCGACACCCAGACGTCGTGCCCGTCCGCCAGCCAGCGGGAGAGCTGGTAGCAGGCCTGGTGCAGCACCCAGGCACCCAGCGGGGCGATCATCCCGCACTCCTCGGCGAGCGGGATGAACTCGTCCGGACGCACGTTGCCCAACTCGGGGTGGCGCCAGCGCAGCAGCGCCTCCGCGCCGACCGGCCGTACCGACGGCAGTGACGCCACCGGCTGGAAGGCCAACCGCAGCTCGTCGCGGTCGATCGCGCCGCGCAGCTCGTGCTCCACCGCCGTGCGCCGCCGCAACAGCTGGTCGTAGGCGGCGTCGTAGCGCTCGATGCGGTTCTTGCCACGCTGCTTGGCGTAACGCAGGGCCAGGTCGGCGTGGCGCAGCAGCAACTCCACGTCGGGTTCGCCGGCCCAACCGGCCACCCCGATGCTGACCGACAGGAAGACCGGCCCCTCCGGCTCGTCGTACGGCCGGTTGAGCACCCCGAGCAACCGTTCGGCGACCCGGTCCGCCTCGGCCGGCCGGCCCTGCATGAGGACGGCGAACTCGTCGCCGCCCAGCCGCGCGGCCACGTCGCCGGGGCGCAGGTTGCCACGCAGCCGCCGGCCCACCTCGGCCAGCACCGCGTCGCCCACGTCGTGGCCACGCATGTCGTTGACGTTCTTGAAGCCGTCCAGGTCGAGACCGAGCAGGGCGCGGGGAGTGCCCGTCGCAGCGCTGTCGTGCAGTGCGCGGAGCAGGCCGCGCCGGTTGGCCAACGACGTCAACGGGTCGGTGTGCGCCAGCTCACGGAAGTGCGCCTCCCGCTCGGCCAGGCGGTCCGCGTACCCCCGGACGTCGCGGAGGGTGACGTACTGGCGTGCCACCAGGGCGAAGCCCTCCACGCTGCCGGCCACGATGCCCGCCGCGGTGAACCGGCCGTCCTGGGCGAGGTGGTACATCGCCGAGCCGGCCATCGCCAGCATCGGGGCGATGGCGTACTCACCGTCGCGGCCGATCAGGTCCAACTCGACCTGACCCGGCCGGTCGGCCCGGTGAACCGCGAAGGCGACGGTCGCCAGGCCGACGGCGAGCACCGCCGCGCCGGCCAGCGCCATCGTCGGCCCGGCCTGGCAGAGCCCGGTGCTGAGGCCCAGCCCGCCGCAGGTCACCGTGGTGATGCCGACACTGAGCGCGGCGAGTCGCCGACGCGGGCTCGCGGCGCGGAAGACCACGATCACGGCGAGACCGGCGGCGAGCGCCGCGCTCACCGTGGTGACGAGAATCGCCGGGCAGGCCATCGGGGTGGCGGCGCCGAGCAGCCGGGTGGGATCGGAGAAGAGCACCCAGCCGACGAACCACAGCGCGGCGGCCATGACCAACCCGTCCAGCGCGAGGCGGGCCGTTCCCGTCGCGGTCGCGGCCACCCCCGGCAGCCGCAGCAGACCGGCGGCGAAGAGCAGCCCGCTCACCGCCGTGCCGATCGCCACCACTGTCGCCCAGCCCGTGCGCTGCCCCTGCTCGTGGGCCCAGTGCTCGTTCGCGGTGAGCGCGGCGAGAACCCCGATCAGCAGGCTGACCAGCGCTCCCCCGGCGGCGGCGGCGAGCAGCACGTGTGCCGGTCGGCGCGACCCGGTGCGCCGTCCGGCGACCACTGCCAGCAGCCCGGCGGCCGCAGCGGAGACGAGCCCACTGAGCACCGCGACGGCGACCATGCCCGGGGGGAGATGCACGCCTCCAAGAGTGCCGGATGGGCGTACGCCGTGGGGGGCTGGGTGTGCATCTGTTGGGACACAGGGCCTACCGGGGAGGTTCGGCGCGGTGGCGGTGTCATGCTGGTACGCATGCCTGAGCTGCGATCGAGGACTTCCACACACGGTCGGACGATGGCCGGCGCCCGGGCCCTCTGGCGGGCCACCGGGATGACCGACGACGATTTCGGCAAGCCGATCGTCGCCATCGCCAACAGTTTCACCCAGTTCGTGCCTGGTCACGTACACCTCAAGGACATGGGTGGCCTGGTCGCCGACGCCGTCGCCGAGGCCGGCGGGGTGGGCCGGGAGTTCAACACCATCGCTGTCGACGACGGCATCGCGATGGGTCACGGTGGCATGCTCTACTCGCTGCCCAGCCGTGAGTTGATCGCCGACGCGGTGGAGTACATGGTCAACGCGCACTGCGCGGACGCCCTGGTCTGCATCTCCAACTGCGACAAGATCACCCCCGGGATGCTGCTGGCCGCGCTCCGGCTCAACATCCCGACCGTCTTCGTCTCCGGCGGCCCGATGGAGGCCGGCAAGACGATGGCGATCGAGGGCGTGGTGCACAGCAAGATCGACCTGATCGACGCGATGATCGCCTCGTCGAACGAGACGGTCACCGACGAGCAGCTCGGCGAGATCGAACGCTCCGCCTGCCCGACCTGCGGCTCGTGCTCCGGCATGTTCACCGCCAACTCGATGAACTGCCTCACCGAGGCGATCGGGCTGGCGCTGCCCGGCAACGGCTCGACGCTGGCCACCCACGCCGCGCGACGGTCGCTCTTCGTCGAGGCCGGCCGCACCGTCGTGGACATCGCCAAGCGGTGGTACGACGGCGACGACGACTCGGTGCTGCCACGCGTGGTGGCCTCCAAGGCCGCCTTCGAGAACGCGGTCGCCCTGGACGTGGCGATGGGCGGCTCCACCAACACCGTGCTGCACCTGCTCGCCGCCGCCCGGGAGGCGGAGATGGACTTCGGCGTCGCCGACATCGACGCGATCTCCCGGCGGGTGCCGTGCCTGGCCAAGGTCGCGCCCAACTCCCCGAACTACCACATGGAGGACGTGCACCGGGCCGGCGGCATCCCCGCGATCCTCGGCGAACTGGACCGGGCCGGGCAGCTCAACCGGGACGTGCACGCCGTGCACTCCCCCTCGCTGGCGCAGTGGCTGGCCGACTGGGACGTCCGCGGCGGCTCCCCCAAGCCGGAGGCGGTCGAGCTGTTCCACGCCGCGCCGGGTGGCGTGCGTACCGTCGAACCGTTCTCCACCACCAACCGGTGGTCGTCGCTGGACACCGACGCGGCCGGTGGCTGCATCCGCGACCGCGACCACGCCTACTCCGCCGACGGCGGGCTGGCCATCCTGCACGGCAACCTGGCACCGGCCGGCAGCGTGGTGAAGACCGCCGGCGTGCCGGACGACTGCCTGACCTTCCGCGGCCCGGCGAAGGTGTACGAGTCGCAGGACGACGCGGTGACCGCGATCCTCGCCAAGCAGGTCGTCGCCGGGGACGTCGTGGTGATCCGGTACGAGGGCCCCAAGGGCGGTCCCGGTATGCAGGAGATGCTCTACCCCACCTCGTTCCTCAAGGGACGCGGGTTGGGCCGCTCCTGTGCGCTGCTCACCGACGGCCGTTTCTCCGGTGGCACCTCCGGTCTCTCCATCGGGCACGTCTCCCCCGAGGCCGCCTCGGGAGGGCTGATCGCCCTGGTGCACGACGGTGATGAGATCGTCATCGACATCCCGAGCCGGTCGATCTCCCTCAACGTGCCGGAGGACGAGCTGGAGGCCCGACGGGTGGCGGAGGAGAAGCGCGACAAGCCGTACACCCCGACCGACCGGCAGCGCCCGGTGTCGGCGGCGCTGCGCGCGTACGCCTCGATGGCCACGTCGGCCAGTGACGGCGCCTACCGCCGCGTCCCGGAGTGACCGCCGCCCGCTGATACCGGGGTGTCCCACTGGCTCGGACACCCCGGTATCGGCGAAACACGGTCCCCGGATGTCGGTCGGGTGGGCTAGCGTGTCGTCGATCAATTCGGGGGAAGCCCGGATTCCTGCGGGGAAGAGGCGTGTACGTGGCATTTGGCAAGAAGTCCGTGGCGGTGGCGGTCTCGGCGCTCACCGTGTTCGCTGTCTCCGCCTGCGGCACGACGTCCGGCGGGTCCGGCGGTTCCGACGCCGCCAAGCAGCCCAGCGTTCTTGAGCTGTTGGCCAGTGACCTGAAGGGGTCGCTGCAGAAGACCGCCGACGCCACCACCAAGAGTGACTCGGTGACCGTGAGCATGACGGGCACCGCAGGCGGCGAGAAGGTCGAGATGAAGGGCGTCATCGACCTCGGCGACCCGGTCAAGGCCGAAATGACGACGAAGGACCCGAAGGGCGCCTCGACTGTCGTCCGGATGATCGGCGGGGTCGTCTACGTCGAGATTCCGGCGGAGGACCGCGCGGACATGAACGGCAAGCGCTGGATGAAGATGGACCTCAGCGAAGCCGGCAAGCAGGCGGGGATGAACGTCGGCAAGCAGTTCGAGGACATCGACCCGACCAAGCAGGTCAAGACCCTGCTCGCCACCGAGGGCACGAAGGTGGTCGGGCAGGAGACGGTGAACGGGGCGGCCACCGTCCACTACACCGTCACCGTGCCGGTGGCGACCCACCTTGAGCAGATCGACGCGAAGCTGCGGGCTGGCGTCGAGCAGCAGATGACCAAGATGGGCGTCAAGGAGATCATCACCGACCTGTGGGTCGACGAGCAGTACCAGCCCCGCCGGGCGGCCATGAAGATGGGCCCGTTGGGCGACCTGGTGATGGACTACACCGACTACGGCAAGGCGGTGACGGTTGAGGAGCCGCCGGCGGCGGAGACCCTCGACTTCGCCGAGATGCTCAAGGGTCTGCAGGGCCTGACCACGAGCTGACCAGCCATAACGGCACTGCCCGGCCAGCGCGGAGACGCGTTCGGCCGGGCAGTGCCGTTCCCGGGCCCTCGTCGCGCCCCGCTGGCAGCCGATCCCGGGTCAGCCGAGTTCGCGCAGGTCGAGGGCTTCGGCGAGGAGGCGTACGCCGTCCTCGTCGTGTCGGTGCACAGTGCAGCCGGCGCGGGTGAAGCGCACGGTGACCACCTGCCCGGCGTGCCGGGCGGCCAGCCGCCACAGTTCCGGCTCGGGGTCGACGACGTCGCGCGGTCCCGAACGGGGCACCGGGATCGGCGCTGTCGGGTCGGTCGGGGCAGCCGCGGCGACGGCGTCGGTCAGGCACTCGATGCACCAGGCGAGCGCGGCGGCCAGGCTCGGCCGGTGGGGAACGTCGTCGGGGCGGACGGGTGCGGCGAGCGGCTGCACCTGCACCGACCAGCGCACTCCGTCGGTGAGCAACGGGTCACCCGCGTGGCGCCGCAGGTCGGTGACGGTGACCGACACGGTCTGGTGCAGACGGTGGTTGCCGCTGCAGGTGAAGCAGGGCAGCGCGGACGGGCGCAGGCCGGCGCCGCAGCAGTGCGGGCAGTCGGGGTCGGCGGGGCGCCCGCCGAGCCGGCAGTCGCAGGCGCGCAGCCGGCTGGGTGGCCGACAGTCCGGGCAGGGCCGCCCGGCGACGGGTTCACCCAGCCAGGGCGGGTCGGGTGGTGCGTAGCCGCGGGTCACCGGCACATCCACGCGGCGAAGCACCTGACCGGTGGGTTGCTCCGCGAAGGTCTCCACCGGCTCACCGGGGCGAAGGGTGGTGTGCCACCACCGGCCGTTGCGCCAGAGGGCCTGCGCGCCGGGCAGTTCGTCGCCGTTGGTCGCGTCGATGCAGTCGGCCAGGACGCGGCGTTCAAGCTGGTCGACGTCCACCTCCGGGTCGGCGGGTGGACGCGGCGAGTCGGGGCGCAGTAGTCGGGCGGCGGCCGCCAGGCCGCGCTCGGCGAGGCCGGTGAGTGCGGCGGTCGCGGAGGTGGAAGCCAGCACCTCCGGCAGGTCCCGATACCCGCCGGGCAAGCCGGACGGCACCGGGGAGCCAGGCACCTCGTACCGGACGGTCCACCCGAACCCCGCGCCGTGCCGGCGGGCCTCGACGACCAGGTCGAGCAGGAGCAGGTCGGCCAACGCGCAGAGCCGGGCCAGCCGGGCGGCCGGGTCGACGGTCGGCGCGACCGTGGATCGGCCGAGCACCAGCCGCCAGGCTGCGTGGTCGGCCCGCAGGATGGCCTGCGCCTCCAGCTCGTGTCGTCGCATCGCGGGCAGGTCGGGTCGCCACTCATTGGTCAGCCACAGCGATGGCGCGTCGGCTTCGGCCACGACCGCGCCGACAGTGGCGGCCAGGTCGCGTACCCGGGAAGCAAGGTCGACCACCCAACGGCCCGCCGGGTCGCGGTGGGGGTGGAGGCTGCCGGGCACGACCTGCTGGGACGCGACAGCGCCGGTGTCCAGGTTGGCGACCGAGACCACGAGCTGCGCCCGCCGCCGGCCGCGCCGGCCGCAGCGATAACAGGGGTACGCGACGTGGCCCGCGCCGCGACACTGCTCGCAGCTCCGGTATGCCTCCCGAGGCGGCCCGAGCACGTCGGCGTCGGCGAGGAACCGGTCGCCGTAGGTGGTGCACCGGCACGGTTCCAGTGTGAAAGTCATCCCGTCGCAGTCCGGGCAGACGACGACGGGCGCGGCGGTCACCGACACCGCCGGGACGCGCAGTGACCGTCGTGCTCCATCCGCCGCACGCACCGCTTGCCGCCGTCGAGCGGCAGGTCGCAGAACACCCGGTGGCGTACGCCCTGCGCGTCCTCGGCGGACACCGTGGTCTCCCCAGCGTCCACCTCGGACAGGAAGCTCAACGAGCGGGCCAGGGTGCCGGCGAAGTGCTGGGCCGCCGGCAGGTCAGCGGCGGTGAACGGCAGGTGCGCCACCCAGCGGGCGCTCATCGGCGGGCCGCCAGGTCCTCGCGGGCCCGCCGGGACTGCCAGCACTTCAGCGCGTCCTTGATCCGCTCGGTTTCCCGCCGGCTGCTGCCCAGCGCCGCGTACACCTCGGCGAGGTCGTGGGCAACCCGGTCGAGGAACTCGGCGACCTCCACGGCGTCCACCCCACGTCGGCCGCGCCGGGTGAAGCTGCGGTCGCGGACCTGCCACGGCTTCAGGGGTACGTAGTTGGCCGCCCGGTAGAACGCCGGCCGGGGTGGCTCGGCCCGGAGATGACGGAGAAACGCGCGCACGAAGCAGCACCACCCTTCCTCGCAATTGTTCGACGTCCATTGGCGTGGGAATTGCGCGTCCATCGCCGTTGTCGGGACCATCTTGTAAGGTCAGAGACACCATTGCAATGAATGTCCAATCACACTGTTCCGGTATTTGCGCGCAACATTTCCCTGTTGCAGAACGGCTGTCGGGATGTTGCAAAACTCAACAGGAAGGAGAGCCGGGTGGCCGATGACATGGGCTCGACGGTGCCCCGACGCCAGCTCGGCAGGGCGCTGCGTGACCTGCGCACCGAGGCGGGGGCGACCCTCGACGCGGTCGCCGAGGCGCTGGAGTGCAGCCGCCAGAAGGTGTGGCGGATCGAGAGCGGGCTCGGTTCGGTGCGCGGCGTCGACGTCCGAGCGATGTGCGAGCTGTACGGGGCGACGGGCGAACTGACGCGGGCGCTGACCGCACTGGCCGGCGAGACGAAAGCGAAGGGGTGGTGGCACGCATACGGCGACGCCGTCCCGGAATGGTTCGAGCTGTACGTGGGCCTCGAATCCGCCGCTTCGAGGCTTCGCTTCTACAAGAACAGTCTCGTGCCTGGCATCCTCCAAAGCCGCGACTACGCCCGGGGCATCTACCGCATCGACCAGCCCGACATGAGCGACGACGACCGGGAGCGCGCGGTCGACCTCCGCCTACAACGGCAGTCCCTGCTGACCCGTCGTCTGCCACGGGCTCCACAGGTGCAGGTGGTGCTCTGCGAGTCGGTGCTCCTCCGGCCGGTGGACGACGCCGAGACCATGGCCGGGCAACTCCACCACCTTCTGGCGATGACCCGGATGTCGAACGTGTCGATTCGGATCTTGCCGCTCACTGCCGGCCCTCACTATGGTGCGGTGGGCGGCGAGTTCGTTCTTTTGGACTTTCCGCTCGGTAACCGAAGCACTCCCGAGCCGCCTGTGGTCTACAGCGAATCGTGGACAGGCTCGCTGTACCTCGACCGGCCCGCCGAATTCGCCGCCTACGAGAAGGTCTGGGCGGGGCTGCTCGACCGCAGCCTTGATGAGGGACAATCGTTCCAACTGATCAATAAGATCATCGGGGAGGTCCACCATGGCTGATCTGACCGACGCCCACTGGCGCAAGAGCACCCGCAGCGGCGGCAACGGCGGCGAGTGCGTCGAAGTCGCCGACAACCTGCCCGGCCTCGTCGCCGTACGCGACAGCAAGGACCCGCACGGCCCTGCCCTCGCTTTCCCCCCTGCCGCCTGGGCCACGTTCGTCCAAGCGACCGACACCTTTCGCTGAGGCTTCGGTGGGTGCCCGGGAGTCGCCCGGACACCCACCCACCTTCGGGACGAAGCGTTCGAGATTGTTCGAGGTCCGTAAGGTCCGGCAGGGGCTTAGCAAGCTGGCACCACAACGCCAGCGGTCGGATCTACCGCAGGTCAGCGCCTACTCAACGAGGCACCGGACGCGGCGGGGCATCTCGTCGTAGTGAGGCTGGTGGCGAGCATCGCCCTCCACCGGTCTGTTCATTCCATCCGCAAGGGAATAGTGAGGTTACGAGATCGCGAGCGTACGGACCGAGTTCAGCGACCTGCTCCGTGCGATGGCACGGCGTGACTGGGACACGGTGGACCAACTCCTCGACGGGTTGGAGACTTCCGGGTGGCACGGTGGTAACCAGGTGATCGGCCCTGCGTTCGCCATCGCGATCAACGATCGCTTCGCCGTCGGCCACTCTCCCACCGACGTCGCTCGTTTCGTGACCGAGACTCGTGCCCGGTTCCCTGGCGCTGAATCAGTCCCCACAGTGAAGATGGAAGGGCTCGCCCGCACGGCCCTCGGTGAGGTCGGGCTGATCGACAGTCTCAGTCCGGAGACCGCCCTTCAGATGCAGATCATGTTCCTCGGCAAGCTTCTGCAAGACCGCGACCCCAACGAGGCGCAGTTGGAGGAGTTCATCGCCGACGTGGAGCAGACGGCTGCCGAGCACATGTAATCGGCAGGGCTGCATGCCACCTTCATCTCCGATAGTGTCCGTTCGACCACGCAAACGTGAACTCGTCGCGCGATCGTCGGACGGAGGCGGCATGGCCAGCATCGAGGAAGTCAAGGCGGCGCTGATGCAGGCCGCCGAGCAGGGCAATGTGTCGGTTAACCAAATCCGTGCCGCCGCCGAGAACACCGAGCAGATGTTGACGCGGCTACGTGCCATCGCCGCCGGCACCGGGCACCCGACGATCGCCGAAGCCATCGCCCGAGGCGAGCAGAGCAAACAACGCCTGGCCGAGGCCATGACTCTGGTACAGGGCAGTTCGGAGGCTGCACGCCGCTACATCGGCGTGCTCGGCTGAACACCGTGCCTCCACGATGAGCCTCGGCGACGTCAAGGCGGCTCTCCGCGCGGCCATCGAAGCGGCCCGCCAAGGACAGGAAGTCTTCGATCAGGCCTCTGCCGAGGCGAAGACAGCGACCGCAGCGGCAGAAGCCATTCTGAATGACAGCCGAGACGAGGACGTGCGAGCCGTTTACCAGGCACTTGCCGCCGCGAGCGCGGAGGTTGAGCCGACCCGCCGCCGATTCGTCAACGCTGCCGAGCACGCGACCCGCTACCTCAAGCAACTCGGATGAGCGGCAGCATCGGTGAGCTCGTCGCGCAGCTTCTCGCCGTACGCGGAAAGCTTGATGCCGCCGCCGTCACGGCCCTGCGCGCCCGCACGGACGCGGAGCAGGCCCTGGCCCTCTTGGACGATGTCCGACGGGGTAGCAGCGACCGCGAGTTGCGGGAGGCCGCAACCGACGCCGCA
Coding sequences within:
- a CDS encoding putative bifunctional diguanylate cyclase/phosphodiesterase, which translates into the protein MVAVAVLSGLVSAAAAGLLAVVAGRRTGSRRPAHVLLAAAAGGALVSLLIGVLAALTANEHWAHEQGQRTGWATVVAIGTAVSGLLFAAGLLRLPGVAATATGTARLALDGLVMAAALWFVGWVLFSDPTRLLGAATPMACPAILVTTVSAALAAGLAVIVVFRAASPRRRLAALSVGITTVTCGGLGLSTGLCQAGPTMALAGAAVLAVGLATVAFAVHRADRPGQVELDLIGRDGEYAIAPMLAMAGSAMYHLAQDGRFTAAGIVAGSVEGFALVARQYVTLRDVRGYADRLAEREAHFRELAHTDPLTSLANRRGLLRALHDSAATGTPRALLGLDLDGFKNVNDMRGHDVGDAVLAEVGRRLRGNLRPGDVAARLGGDEFAVLMQGRPAEADRVAERLLGVLNRPYDEPEGPVFLSVSIGVAGWAGEPDVELLLRHADLALRYAKQRGKNRIERYDAAYDQLLRRRTAVEHELRGAIDRDELRLAFQPVASLPSVRPVGAEALLRWRHPELGNVRPDEFIPLAEECGMIAPLGAWVLHQACYQLSRWLADGHDVWVSVNVSPRELHAPEYVVQVAEALRAHHVPPQRLVLEVTEHAVATDLDELIRRLTALRLTGVRIALDDFGAGYSSLGQLRRLPIDILKIDHSLVAEHEPVRPVDQDGPAFAPMVDIVMRLGHQLGLEVIAEGVTTPTELAAVVAAGCRFGQGALFGWGVPAEHLEAMLEAATSPGARPAPVPAPRRNPGGSAQLSPAADGASPGDAPTSVNQHVGSVDSSREMRQA
- the ilvN gene encoding acetolactate synthase small subunit yields the protein MTMHTLSVLVENKPGVLARVSGLFSRRGFNIDSLAVGETENPDVSRITIVVNAESSPLEQVTKQLNKLVNVLKIVELDPQVSVARELLLVKVRADRAARSQVLETVNLFRARVVDVAPDTLTIEATGTPDKLDALLRDLEAFGIKEMVQSGLVAIGRGSRSITAGPALRAA
- a CDS encoding acetolactate synthase large subunit gives rise to the protein MTRPTPETLAHTARRARAAADPSVDVDPAAARSAATAAVPAVRPSAPAQVSGAGSLVRSLEALGVDVVFGIPGGAILPAYDPLYDSTVRHILVRHEQGAGHAATGYAQATGKVGVCIATSGPGATNLVTPIADAYMDSVAMVAITGQVARPSIGTDAFQEADIQGITLPITKHNFLVQTAEEIPRVLAEAFHLASSGRPGPVLVDIPKDVLQAPTTFAWPPTLDLPGYRPTLHPHGKQIREAARLMAGARRPVLYVGGGVLKAGATDGLRRLAELTGIPVVTTLMALGAFPDSHRQHLGMPGMHGTVAAVYGLQKSDLIVALGARFDDRVTGKLDSFAPDATVVHADIDPAEIGKNRHVDVPIVGDAKHVIDELIAAVTVERSAGRTTDLGDWWTQLDDLRDRYPLGYDEPSDGTLSPQYVIERLGEIAGPDTIFVAGVGQHQMWASQFISYEKPHTWLNSGGLGTMGYAVPAAMGAKVGKPDTVVWAVDGDGCFQMTNQELATCALEGIPVKIAVINNGNLGMVRQWQTLFYNERYSNTELGTHKHRIPDFVKLAEALGCVGLRCENAADVDKTIAAAMEINDAPVVIDFVVGKDAMVWPMVAAGTSNDEIMFARGVRPVFDEDDI
- the ilvD gene encoding dihydroxy-acid dehydratase — protein: MPELRSRTSTHGRTMAGARALWRATGMTDDDFGKPIVAIANSFTQFVPGHVHLKDMGGLVADAVAEAGGVGREFNTIAVDDGIAMGHGGMLYSLPSRELIADAVEYMVNAHCADALVCISNCDKITPGMLLAALRLNIPTVFVSGGPMEAGKTMAIEGVVHSKIDLIDAMIASSNETVTDEQLGEIERSACPTCGSCSGMFTANSMNCLTEAIGLALPGNGSTLATHAARRSLFVEAGRTVVDIAKRWYDGDDDSVLPRVVASKAAFENAVALDVAMGGSTNTVLHLLAAAREAEMDFGVADIDAISRRVPCLAKVAPNSPNYHMEDVHRAGGIPAILGELDRAGQLNRDVHAVHSPSLAQWLADWDVRGGSPKPEAVELFHAAPGGVRTVEPFSTTNRWSSLDTDAAGGCIRDRDHAYSADGGLAILHGNLAPAGSVVKTAGVPDDCLTFRGPAKVYESQDDAVTAILAKQVVAGDVVVIRYEGPKGGPGMQEMLYPTSFLKGRGLGRSCALLTDGRFSGGTSGLSIGHVSPEAASGGLIALVHDGDEIVIDIPSRSISLNVPEDELEARRVAEEKRDKPYTPTDRQRPVSAALRAYASMATSASDGAYRRVPE